The sequence below is a genomic window from Deltaproteobacteria bacterium.
TCCAGGAGGATGAGTGGAAGCTCATCGTCGCGGGCGCGGCGCTGGGGCTCGGCGCCGGCGTGTTGCAGCTTTTGTACATGTTCGGCGACTCGCTCGCGTGACCGCCCGCCGCGGCGCCCCGGCCGGCCGCGCCCTACGCCGTCAGCGATCCCGCGCGGCTTCGTCGCGCAGGCGCGCGTGCTCGAGCAAGACCGCCGCGGTCGGCAGGTCGATCTCGTCGGCGCCAACCACCTCGCACGCGACGAACTCGAAGTTGCCGTCGTCCCAGTCGAGCACCGAAAACAGCCGGTCGCGCGGCGTCCCGTGCGGCGTCGGCCCCTCGAGTTTCACGACGCGACCGCCCGCGATGAACAGCCGCGCGATCTGGTCGTCGCGCAGCACCACGAGGATGCCCGACTTGCGCTCGAACTCGAGCAGCGACAGCAGCGTCGGCAGGCCGATCTGCGCGAGGTGGCCGTGCAGCATCGCGCGCGGCGGCTCGCGCTGCGGCAGCGCGAGCCGCCGCAGGCGGATGCTCAACTCCTCTTCGGTAAACGGCTTGTGCAGCACGTCGCGCACGCCCATGCGGTAGGCGCGCAGCCGCCGCATGTCGTCCATGTTCTCGGACATCAACACGATCGGCACGTGGTCGAGGCCCGGCCGCGACAACACCATCTTGGCGAGGGTCCAGCCGTCGGTGTCCGGCATGTCGGCCTCGGCGACCAGCACGTCCGGCGCCTCGTGTTGCATGCGCGCGTAGGCCTCGGCGCCGGACCGCGCCGTCGACACGAGGTAGCCGTCCTCCGACAGCCCGGTCTGCAACCGGTCGAGTAGCCGGTGGCTGGGGTCGGCGATGAGCACGCGGATGGAGCGCGGCACCTCCTGCGGCGGCGGCGTGACCTGCTCGAGCACGTCCTCGAGATAGCTCAGCAGATGCTCGCGCCCCTCGTTGTCCTGCTCGAGAAACTCGAACCCCATGCCGGGACGGCGGCCGAGCGCGCGGGCGGCCGACGGGGCCAGCAGGTGTGCGACCCGCGAGATCACCCGCACGCGGTGGTCGACCGGCAACGTGATCGTGAGTTCGACGACGTCGCCGACCGGCAACAGCTCCTCCGTGCGCACGAACGCACCGCGGCGGCTGAGGTCTTCGGTCTCCGCGCGGACGATCCGGCCGAGCCGCTCGAACTCGACCGGACACGCCGTCACGATGCGCTGCTCGCGATGCACCCCTCGGGCCAGTATAGGGGATCGCCCGACGCACAGGGGTCCTTCGGCGAGCGCGCCCGCGCGTCCCCGCCGGCGCGGCCCGCGCCCGCGGCCTCGCACCGCGCCGGCGGCCCGCACCGGCGTCCGCGCGCCGCGCCGCCGCGGCACCGGCGCCGCGTGTTTGCGCCGCCGCGGCCGCCCGCCCCCGCGGCCTCGCACCGCGCCG
It includes:
- a CDS encoding response regulator, whose product is MRGRGGGRPRRRKHAAPVPRRRGARTPVRAAGAVRGRGRGPRRRGRAGALAEGPLCVGRSPILARGVHREQRIVTACPVEFERLGRIVRAETEDLSRRGAFVRTEELLPVGDVVELTITLPVDHRVRVISRVAHLLAPSAARALGRRPGMGFEFLEQDNEGREHLLSYLEDVLEQVTPPPQEVPRSIRVLIADPSHRLLDRLQTGLSEDGYLVSTARSGAEAYARMQHEAPDVLVAEADMPDTDGWTLAKMVLSRPGLDHVPIVLMSENMDDMRRLRAYRMGVRDVLHKPFTEEELSIRLRRLALPQREPPRAMLHGHLAQIGLPTLLSLLEFERKSGILVVLRDDQIARLFIAGGRVVKLEGPTPHGTPRDRLFSVLDWDDGNFEFVACEVVGADEIDLPTAAVLLEHARLRDEAARDR